A part of Microbacterium terregens genomic DNA contains:
- a CDS encoding D-arabinono-1,4-lactone oxidase has protein sequence MPRNWAGTHEYAAPRIVVASTVAEVRRAVAIGGPVHALGTRHSYTDLPDTTGTLIDLASLTGGFALDPDASTVTVAAGTRYGELALWLEERGFALHNLGSLPHISVAGAIATATHGSGDSNGVLTSAVRGIRYVGADAQEHEVRRGDADFDALAVGVGAFGVIVAVTLAVQPTFRARQDIYRGVSWDAALGGLDEVTGAGYSVSVFTRWEPDVIGDVWVKTRLTADDDEVPGALLDGALMGEANPLEGLADLTELGGVPGPWMLRLPHFRLDGTPSFGDELQTEYFVARSEAPAALRAVRALAPLIRPHLFVSELRTAASDDLWLSGAYRRDFLAIHFTWHNDPTGVREVLPHIEAALAPFEARPHWGKLHLFDAEAIARVHPRAADARAVFERLDPDGRFVNAHLERVGLRERRR, from the coding sequence ATGCCGCGCAACTGGGCCGGAACCCACGAGTATGCCGCCCCGCGCATCGTCGTCGCGTCGACGGTTGCCGAGGTGCGGCGGGCGGTGGCGATCGGCGGCCCGGTGCACGCCCTGGGGACGCGCCACTCGTACACCGATCTGCCCGACACCACCGGGACGCTGATCGACCTCGCCTCGTTGACAGGGGGATTCGCGCTCGATCCGGACGCGTCGACGGTCACCGTCGCGGCAGGGACCCGCTACGGGGAACTGGCGCTGTGGCTGGAGGAGCGGGGGTTCGCGCTCCACAACCTCGGCTCGCTGCCGCACATCTCCGTGGCCGGGGCTATCGCGACCGCGACGCATGGCTCCGGTGACTCCAACGGCGTCCTGACCAGCGCGGTGCGCGGCATCCGGTATGTCGGAGCGGACGCGCAGGAACACGAGGTCCGCCGCGGCGACGCCGACTTCGATGCGCTGGCTGTCGGCGTGGGTGCCTTCGGCGTGATCGTCGCGGTCACCCTCGCGGTGCAGCCGACCTTCCGGGCTCGCCAGGACATCTACCGGGGTGTGTCATGGGATGCCGCTCTCGGCGGTCTCGACGAGGTCACCGGGGCGGGCTACAGCGTGTCCGTGTTCACGCGTTGGGAACCCGACGTGATCGGCGACGTGTGGGTGAAGACCCGCCTGACCGCCGACGACGACGAGGTTCCGGGTGCGCTGCTGGACGGTGCGCTGATGGGGGAGGCCAACCCGCTCGAGGGGCTCGCCGACCTCACTGAGCTCGGCGGCGTGCCTGGACCCTGGATGCTGCGCCTGCCGCATTTCCGGCTCGACGGCACGCCGTCATTCGGGGACGAACTGCAGACGGAGTACTTCGTGGCACGGTCGGAGGCGCCGGCCGCATTGCGCGCCGTGCGCGCGCTGGCGCCCCTGATCCGGCCGCATCTGTTCGTCAGCGAACTGAGGACCGCGGCATCCGATGATCTCTGGCTCAGCGGAGCGTACCGCCGGGACTTTCTCGCGATTCATTTCACGTGGCACAACGACCCGACGGGGGTTCGCGAGGTGCTGCCGCACATCGAAGCCGCTCTGGCACCGTTCGAGGCGCGTCCGCACTGGGGCAAACTGCACCTGTTCGACGCCGAAGCCATCGCGCGCGTGCACCCCCGCGCCGCCGACGCGCGGGCTGTGTTCGAACGACTCGACCCGGACGGGCGTTTCGTCAATGCGCATCTCGAGCGCGTGGGGCTGCGCGAGCGTCGTCGCTGA
- a CDS encoding alpha-E domain-containing protein, which translates to MLSRIAESLFWIGRYIERSDGTARILDVHLQLLLEDPWIDEDTACRSLLLVMGAIPPGPDEIVRRQDVLAKLAVDQMNPASISYALQASRENARRAREIVSTELWETLNTTNSRMPRRLQADKAHEFFKWVRERAALAVGTVDSSTSRDEAWQFFTLGRSIERADMTARLLATRSLTEASGPSWTTILRSCGAYEAYLRTYRGMPSARNAAEFLLLDRLFPRSIIYSIQRAEECMSAIDPRADRVGHSNTVLRALGQIRNDLEYRPISEILDHLPQHMRAVQKVTREASEAIKQRFFPTQAEPSWIGEVS; encoded by the coding sequence ATGCTGAGTCGCATCGCCGAGAGCCTGTTCTGGATCGGCCGGTACATCGAGCGCAGTGACGGGACGGCGCGCATCCTCGACGTGCACCTGCAGCTCCTCCTCGAGGATCCATGGATCGACGAGGACACCGCGTGCCGGTCGCTTCTGCTGGTCATGGGCGCGATCCCGCCCGGCCCCGACGAGATCGTGCGCCGCCAGGACGTGCTGGCCAAGCTCGCCGTCGATCAGATGAATCCGGCATCCATCTCGTACGCCCTGCAGGCGTCGCGCGAGAACGCCCGCCGCGCGCGGGAGATCGTCTCGACCGAACTGTGGGAGACGCTCAACACCACCAATTCCCGGATGCCGCGGCGCCTGCAAGCCGATAAGGCCCACGAGTTCTTCAAATGGGTCCGTGAGCGGGCCGCGCTCGCCGTGGGCACCGTCGACTCGTCGACCAGCCGGGACGAGGCGTGGCAGTTCTTCACGCTCGGACGCAGCATCGAGCGTGCCGACATGACGGCACGACTGCTCGCGACGAGGTCGCTGACCGAGGCGTCCGGCCCGTCGTGGACGACGATCCTGCGGTCGTGCGGAGCGTACGAGGCGTATCTGCGGACGTACCGCGGGATGCCCAGCGCCCGCAACGCGGCGGAGTTCCTGCTGCTGGACCGGCTGTTCCCGCGCTCGATCATCTACTCGATCCAGCGTGCGGAGGAGTGCATGAGCGCGATCGACCCGCGGGCCGATCGCGTCGGTCACTCCAACACCGTGCTGCGGGCGCTCGGGCAGATCCGCAACGACCTGGAGTACCGTCCGATCAGCGAGATCCTCGACCACCTGCCGCAGCACATGCGTGCCGTGCAGAAAGTCACGCGCGAGGCATCCGAGGCCATCAAGCAGCGCTTCTTCCCGACCCAGGCCGAGCCGAGCTGGATCGGAGAGGTCTCGTGA
- a CDS encoding thiamine pyrophosphate-binding protein, with protein sequence MSERITVAEAIGRTIAVLGGAHIFGVVGSGNFHVTNAMIDAGMPFTATRHEMGAATMADAFSRTSGRLSVLSVHQGCGLTNALTGIAEAAKCHTPLLVVTGDTAAGDVTSNFYIDQDAAVASVGATPARIRTALSAVSDTAAAIRAAVSGRETVVLSLPVDLQEEYVDFDEAAVMLFPAPPVPDPSPEEFGQLVGLLAAAERPVIVGGRGAWGAKDELRRLATASGALLVTSAAGRGLFVEDEWALDIMGGFATEGAAELISAADVLVVFGAALNKWTTRSGELLQTATTVQIDDRPAAIGLHCAVDIGIVGDAASVAAAAADAVTARVPDKVGYRIPDTADRVRRFRYWKDQPFEPRPAPGRVDPQELTNALDAMLPIERVVVPDGGNVNCYPGAHLRVPDERGYCIPLSFQAIGMGLAAGIGAGVAQPDRLPVVGTGDGAFLMSLVELDTAVRLGLGMVVIVYNDDAYGAEVNLFEPYTDKLDLVRFPETDIAAIARGYGCDGITVRSIADLDAVQDWITGPRGRPLVIDAKIAKFPSWLMARRHRQPTDAGQPVRISH encoded by the coding sequence ATGAGCGAGCGGATCACGGTGGCTGAGGCCATCGGCAGGACCATTGCAGTTCTCGGCGGGGCGCACATCTTCGGCGTCGTCGGCAGTGGCAACTTCCATGTCACCAACGCGATGATCGACGCCGGCATGCCGTTCACCGCGACGCGGCACGAGATGGGCGCGGCGACGATGGCCGATGCGTTCAGCCGGACCTCCGGACGCCTCAGCGTGCTGTCCGTCCACCAGGGCTGCGGCCTCACGAACGCCCTGACCGGCATCGCCGAGGCGGCCAAGTGCCACACCCCGCTGCTGGTCGTCACCGGCGACACTGCCGCCGGCGATGTCACCTCGAACTTCTACATCGATCAGGACGCGGCCGTCGCCTCCGTCGGTGCCACTCCGGCGCGGATCCGCACGGCGTTGTCGGCGGTCTCGGACACGGCCGCCGCCATCCGCGCTGCGGTGTCCGGCCGCGAGACCGTCGTGCTGTCCCTGCCGGTCGACCTGCAAGAGGAGTACGTCGACTTCGATGAGGCCGCGGTCATGCTCTTTCCCGCTCCCCCGGTGCCAGACCCGTCGCCCGAGGAGTTCGGGCAGCTCGTCGGCCTGCTCGCCGCGGCGGAGCGACCGGTCATCGTCGGCGGGCGTGGCGCGTGGGGCGCCAAGGATGAGCTGCGACGACTGGCCACGGCATCCGGCGCCCTGCTGGTGACCTCCGCGGCTGGGCGCGGACTGTTCGTCGAGGACGAGTGGGCGCTCGACATCATGGGTGGATTCGCCACCGAGGGTGCCGCGGAGCTGATCTCGGCGGCCGATGTCCTCGTCGTGTTCGGCGCCGCGCTCAACAAGTGGACGACCCGCAGCGGGGAGCTGCTGCAGACGGCCACGACCGTGCAGATCGATGACCGCCCGGCCGCGATCGGGCTGCACTGCGCGGTCGACATCGGCATCGTGGGGGATGCCGCATCCGTCGCGGCCGCGGCCGCCGACGCCGTGACGGCGCGGGTGCCCGACAAGGTGGGCTACCGGATTCCTGACACAGCGGACCGCGTTCGCCGTTTCCGGTACTGGAAGGACCAGCCGTTCGAACCGAGACCGGCCCCCGGCCGGGTCGACCCTCAGGAGCTCACGAACGCGCTGGATGCGATGCTGCCGATCGAGCGGGTCGTGGTGCCCGACGGCGGCAACGTCAACTGCTACCCGGGGGCGCACCTGCGGGTTCCGGACGAGCGCGGGTACTGCATCCCGCTGTCGTTCCAGGCCATCGGCATGGGCCTGGCCGCCGGAATCGGCGCGGGCGTCGCGCAGCCGGATCGCCTGCCGGTGGTCGGCACGGGCGACGGCGCGTTCCTGATGTCGCTGGTCGAGCTCGACACGGCGGTCCGGCTCGGTCTGGGCATGGTCGTCATCGTCTACAACGACGACGCGTACGGAGCCGAGGTCAACCTCTTCGAGCCGTACACCGACAAGCTCGACCTCGTGCGCTTCCCCGAGACGGACATCGCCGCGATCGCCCGCGGCTACGGCTGCGACGGGATCACCGTGCGCAGCATCGCCGACCTCGACGCGGTCCAGGACTGGATCACCGGTCCCCGCGGCCGTCCCCTCGTGATCGATGCGAAGATCGCCAAATTCCCCTCCTGGCTCATGGCGCGCCGGCATCGCCAACCCACCGACGCGGGCCAGCCGGTGCGCATCTCACACTGA
- a CDS encoding glucose-6-phosphate dehydrogenase: MKVVASSDWRDGIPFDTPVIVADVLPGEETRCSVCGGDSPLRARTELWAVKHRHPKHHDGFVRFYCVEHLPEITPVEVPVAPIRPAARASRAAPRTSPAPRTPTAPRTPAAPDRVRAMCPDCFVEVSALGLCGICGQTIT, from the coding sequence ATGAAGGTCGTTGCATCATCCGACTGGCGAGATGGCATCCCATTCGACACGCCCGTGATCGTCGCGGATGTCCTCCCCGGCGAGGAGACGCGCTGCTCGGTCTGCGGCGGCGACTCCCCGCTGCGTGCGCGAACGGAGCTGTGGGCCGTCAAGCACCGGCATCCCAAGCACCATGACGGCTTCGTGCGGTTCTACTGCGTCGAGCACCTCCCCGAGATCACTCCGGTGGAGGTCCCGGTCGCGCCGATTCGCCCCGCCGCCCGTGCGAGCCGTGCGGCGCCGCGCACTTCTCCGGCGCCACGCACACCGACCGCGCCGCGCACTCCCGCCGCGCCCGACAGGGTGCGGGCGATGTGTCCCGACTGCTTCGTCGAGGTCTCGGCCCTCGGGCTCTGCGGCATCTGCGGGCAGACGATCACCTGA
- a CDS encoding dihydroxy-acid dehydratase — MPDSPSDAARPLRSNLPPTSALGIARRAQWRSLGIPASDLLKPKVAIVNTSSELAACYAHLDDIADALKVELRALGVLPFEIRTVAPSDFVTSAGRAGRYILPSRDLIVNDIEAAVEGAKLDAMICLSSCDKTTPAHLMAAGRLDIPTVIIPCGYQHSGLAEGREADVEEVFLLAAKAAVTGESTEHLEELADDAILGPGVCAGLATANSMHMVAEAIGMAVPGSSPVRANSEPMWDAMRRSAVALVDLIARDIRPRAIITDGSIRNAVRTMLAVGGSINTIKHLQAIAVESGLDIDVWETFRMLGRDTPLLASVRPNGPWLVEQFEDVGGGATIQRELLPLLDGDQLTVTGKTVAENAADARAADGEIIRSLENPFGTDPAIAVLRGTLAPGGAVAKRPVPDPGPRRFTGPARIFANREEAIAGISNGRLRSGDVAVIRGIGVSGAPGMGLTSAFIFALHAKGLAQSVALVTDGQFSGLVNQGMTVGEVSPEAAAPRAPLGLVQDDDIIDIDLATGSLDLLVDPAELAGRPSYQPPADRDTGGGMLDQYEQLVQPLSCGAVLCARPAGPCQSDASDEASALSLTETA, encoded by the coding sequence ATGCCAGACTCACCCAGCGACGCCGCCAGGCCCCTGCGCAGCAACCTCCCACCCACCTCCGCTCTGGGAATCGCCCGGCGTGCGCAGTGGCGATCACTCGGGATTCCCGCCAGCGATCTGCTCAAGCCCAAGGTCGCGATCGTCAACACGTCGTCCGAACTCGCCGCGTGCTACGCGCATCTCGACGACATCGCCGACGCGCTGAAGGTCGAGCTGCGCGCCCTCGGCGTGCTGCCGTTCGAGATCCGCACGGTCGCGCCGAGTGACTTCGTCACCAGCGCGGGTCGCGCCGGCCGCTACATCCTCCCCAGCCGCGACCTGATCGTCAACGACATCGAGGCCGCCGTCGAGGGGGCCAAGCTCGACGCGATGATCTGCCTCAGCTCGTGCGACAAGACCACCCCGGCGCACCTGATGGCCGCGGGGCGTCTGGACATCCCGACCGTGATCATTCCGTGCGGCTACCAGCACTCGGGTCTTGCGGAGGGACGCGAAGCCGACGTCGAGGAGGTCTTCCTGCTCGCCGCGAAGGCGGCGGTGACCGGAGAGTCCACCGAGCACCTCGAGGAGCTCGCCGACGACGCGATCCTGGGCCCGGGCGTGTGCGCGGGACTGGCCACCGCGAACTCCATGCACATGGTCGCCGAGGCGATCGGCATGGCCGTGCCCGGCTCATCGCCGGTGCGCGCGAACAGCGAGCCGATGTGGGACGCCATGCGCCGCTCCGCAGTCGCGCTGGTCGATCTGATCGCGCGCGACATCCGTCCGCGGGCCATCATCACGGACGGCTCGATCCGCAACGCCGTGCGCACGATGCTGGCCGTCGGCGGCTCGATCAACACGATCAAGCACCTCCAGGCCATCGCCGTGGAATCCGGCCTCGACATCGACGTGTGGGAGACCTTCCGCATGCTCGGCCGCGACACGCCCCTCCTGGCTTCGGTGCGCCCGAACGGCCCGTGGCTGGTGGAGCAGTTCGAAGACGTCGGCGGTGGCGCGACCATCCAGCGCGAGCTGCTTCCGCTTCTTGACGGCGACCAGCTCACGGTCACCGGCAAGACCGTCGCCGAGAACGCCGCCGACGCGCGAGCCGCCGACGGCGAGATCATCCGCTCCCTCGAGAATCCGTTCGGCACCGACCCGGCGATCGCCGTGCTGCGAGGCACCCTCGCGCCGGGAGGCGCCGTCGCCAAGCGTCCCGTCCCCGACCCCGGTCCGCGCCGGTTCACCGGGCCGGCCCGCATCTTCGCGAATCGCGAGGAGGCCATCGCCGGCATCTCGAACGGCCGACTGCGCTCCGGCGACGTCGCGGTGATCCGCGGCATCGGCGTCTCGGGCGCGCCGGGCATGGGACTTACCAGCGCGTTCATCTTCGCCCTGCACGCCAAGGGTCTCGCCCAGAGCGTCGCCCTCGTCACGGACGGGCAGTTCAGCGGCCTGGTCAACCAGGGCATGACGGTGGGCGAGGTCTCGCCCGAGGCCGCAGCGCCGCGGGCGCCCCTCGGCCTCGTGCAGGACGACGACATCATCGACATCGACCTCGCCACGGGCAGTCTCGACCTGCTCGTGGATCCGGCCGAGCTCGCCGGCCGCCCCAGCTACCAGCCGCCCGCGGATCGCGACACCGGCGGCGGCATGCTCGACCAGTACGAGCAGCTCGTCCAACCGCTCAGCTGCGGCGCCGTGCTCTGCGCGCGTCCGGCCGGGCCCTGCCAATCGGACGCCTCGGACGAGGCATCCGCGCTTTCACTGACGGAGACCGCATGA
- a CDS encoding transglutaminase family protein produces the protein MKRLRIEHQTGFSYPGEVSASYNEARMLPSSTDSQFVLSSSLDIEPSTSVNQYVDYFGTRVAAFDVLSPHASLTISARSIVEVRPRPMEHADITWPRLRTEVQRSIETVEQLGQTDRTRPHPEIAEIARTIAAQHERPGIAAHEISMAVGNAVEYMHGITGVHSTAAEAWAERKGVCQDIAHITLGALREVGIPARYVSGYFHPRPEADVGVPVTGESHAWVEWFAGEWQGFDPTNNIDIGDRHVLVGRGRDYNDVPPLRGVYAGPFKSQLHVKVTITREA, from the coding sequence ATGAAACGACTCCGCATCGAGCATCAGACGGGGTTCTCCTACCCCGGGGAGGTGTCCGCCTCCTACAACGAGGCACGCATGCTGCCGAGCTCGACCGACAGCCAGTTCGTGCTGAGTTCCTCGCTCGACATCGAGCCGTCGACGTCCGTCAACCAGTACGTCGACTACTTCGGCACGCGGGTCGCCGCCTTCGACGTGCTCTCACCGCACGCATCCCTGACGATCTCCGCACGGTCGATCGTCGAGGTCCGCCCGCGACCGATGGAGCACGCCGACATCACCTGGCCCCGCCTGCGCACCGAGGTGCAGCGGTCGATCGAGACGGTCGAGCAGCTCGGCCAGACCGACCGCACACGCCCGCATCCCGAGATCGCGGAGATCGCGCGGACGATCGCCGCTCAGCACGAGCGGCCGGGTATCGCAGCGCACGAGATCTCCATGGCGGTAGGCAACGCGGTCGAGTACATGCACGGCATCACGGGCGTGCATTCGACGGCAGCCGAGGCCTGGGCGGAGCGAAAGGGCGTCTGCCAGGACATCGCCCACATCACGCTGGGCGCGTTGCGCGAGGTCGGCATCCCTGCCCGGTACGTCTCGGGGTACTTCCACCCGCGGCCCGAGGCGGACGTGGGGGTTCCGGTCACGGGCGAGTCGCACGCGTGGGTGGAGTGGTTCGCGGGCGAATGGCAGGGCTTCGACCCGACGAACAACATCGACATCGGCGATCGGCACGTGCTGGTCGGCCGCGGCCGCGATTACAACGACGTTCCTCCGCTGCGGGGCGTGTACGCCGGTCCGTTCAAGTCGCAGCTGCACGTGAAGGTGACCATCACTCGCGAGGCGTGA
- a CDS encoding circularly permuted type 2 ATP-grasp protein, translating into MGDLFDGYGSTLAPRKTATGIPAFDEMFAGPSQPGEAAESREAYRELYQALAQMTQEELRGRTESLASSYLAQGVTFDFAGEERPFPLDAVPRVIAFDEWSRVESGVKQRVRALEAFLDDAYGRQHCVRDGVLPAGLIASSQYFYRQAAGIRSANGVRIQVSGIDLIRDEHGEMRVLEDNVRVPSGVSYVISNRRVMAQTLPELFVSMRVRPVGDYPNKLLAALRASAPAGIEDPNVVVLTPGVYNSAYFEHTLLARLMGVELVEGRDLICVGGKVFMRTTRGPQRVDVIYRRVDDDYLDPLQFRADSMLGAPGLMLAARLGNVTIANAVGNGVADDKLLYTYVPELIRYYLAEEPILKNVDTWRLEDPGALEEVLDRLDELVVKPVDGSGGKGLVVGPDASPAELDRLRERLRADPRGWIAQPVVMLSTIPTLVEDGMRPRHADLRPFAVNDGEDIWVLPGGLTRVALPEGQLVVNSSQGGGSKDTWIVGGSAPSHVEYGQGSGLAGLVADQAATITAAIPIIYDGQPPPTHSPQDRPRTRVEQQEQQQQTRDTVTGPDEKGSRTC; encoded by the coding sequence ATGGGCGATCTCTTCGACGGCTACGGGTCCACATTGGCACCCCGAAAGACAGCCACCGGCATCCCGGCCTTCGATGAGATGTTCGCCGGCCCCTCGCAGCCGGGCGAGGCCGCGGAGTCGCGCGAGGCCTACCGGGAGCTGTACCAGGCCCTCGCCCAGATGACCCAGGAGGAGCTGCGCGGGCGGACCGAATCGCTCGCCAGTTCGTACCTCGCGCAGGGGGTCACGTTCGATTTCGCCGGCGAGGAACGGCCATTCCCGTTGGATGCTGTTCCCCGCGTCATCGCCTTCGACGAGTGGTCGCGGGTCGAGTCCGGCGTCAAGCAGCGTGTGCGTGCGCTCGAGGCCTTCCTCGATGACGCGTACGGTCGCCAGCACTGCGTACGCGATGGCGTACTGCCCGCCGGTCTGATCGCCTCGTCTCAATACTTCTATCGTCAGGCCGCCGGGATCCGCTCGGCCAACGGCGTGCGCATCCAGGTGTCGGGCATCGACCTGATCCGCGACGAGCACGGCGAGATGCGCGTGCTCGAGGACAACGTGCGCGTGCCCTCCGGCGTCAGCTACGTCATCTCCAACCGCCGCGTCATGGCCCAGACGCTGCCCGAACTGTTCGTCTCGATGCGCGTGCGGCCCGTGGGCGATTACCCGAACAAGCTCCTGGCTGCGCTGCGCGCCTCCGCACCGGCCGGCATCGAGGACCCGAACGTCGTGGTGCTCACTCCCGGGGTCTACAACTCCGCGTACTTCGAGCACACGCTGCTCGCGCGACTGATGGGCGTCGAGCTGGTCGAAGGGCGCGACCTGATCTGCGTGGGCGGAAAGGTCTTCATGCGCACCACGCGGGGACCCCAGCGGGTCGACGTGATCTACCGCCGCGTCGACGACGACTACCTGGACCCGCTGCAGTTCCGTGCCGACTCGATGCTGGGCGCACCGGGACTCATGCTCGCCGCACGGCTGGGCAACGTCACCATCGCCAACGCGGTGGGCAACGGCGTCGCCGACGACAAGCTGCTCTACACCTACGTGCCGGAGCTGATCCGGTACTACCTCGCCGAGGAGCCCATTCTCAAGAACGTCGACACGTGGCGGCTCGAGGACCCGGGTGCGCTCGAGGAGGTGCTGGACCGGCTCGACGAGCTCGTCGTCAAGCCCGTCGACGGCTCCGGAGGCAAGGGGCTGGTGGTGGGTCCGGATGCATCGCCGGCCGAGCTGGACAGGCTGCGCGAGCGGCTGCGGGCAGACCCGCGCGGCTGGATCGCACAGCCGGTGGTCATGCTCTCGACGATCCCGACGCTCGTCGAGGACGGGATGCGCCCGCGGCACGCCGACCTGCGCCCGTTCGCCGTGAACGACGGCGAGGACATCTGGGTGCTTCCGGGCGGATTGACTCGCGTCGCCCTGCCGGAGGGACAGCTCGTGGTCAACTCCAGCCAGGGAGGCGGGTCGAAGGACACGTGGATCGTCGGCGGTTCCGCGCCGTCGCACGTCGAATACGGGCAGGGAAGCGGACTGGCCGGTCTCGTGGCGGATCAGGCGGCGACCATCACCGCGGCGATCCCGATCATCTACGACGGACAGCCGCCGCCCACCCATTCTCCGCAGGATCGTCCACGGACGCGCGTCGAGCAGCAGGAGCAGCAGCAGCAGACGCGGGATACCGTGACAGGTCCCGATGAGAAGGGTTCCCGGACGTGCTGA
- a CDS encoding DUF5684 domain-containing protein yields MHNLSSITSQADVSSLYTTSSIFGLIIYVITVVALWRVFTKAGYAGWLAIIPIVNVFVLVKIAGFSAWMGLLYIIPIVNIVFAIIVALRVGKGFAQGAAFSVFLLWLFAFVGYLVLGFGSAQYQKARVAA; encoded by the coding sequence ATGCATAACCTCAGCTCGATCACGTCCCAGGCGGACGTCTCCTCGCTCTACACGACTTCGTCCATTTTCGGTCTCATCATCTATGTCATCACCGTCGTCGCCCTGTGGCGGGTCTTCACCAAGGCCGGCTACGCGGGATGGCTCGCCATCATCCCCATCGTGAACGTGTTCGTTCTCGTCAAGATCGCCGGGTTCTCGGCGTGGATGGGCCTGCTCTACATCATCCCGATCGTCAACATCGTCTTCGCGATCATCGTCGCGCTGCGCGTCGGCAAGGGATTCGCCCAGGGCGCGGCGTTCTCCGTGTTCCTGCTGTGGCTGTTCGCGTTCGTCGGCTACCTGGTCCTCGGCTTCGGCTCGGCGCAGTACCAGAAGGCCCGCGTCGCCGCGTAG
- a CDS encoding molybdopterin-dependent oxidoreductase, with amino-acid sequence MAGGARGRRFAAAAAGVAAAVLGVGLGELAATLMWPDASPVAVIGSALIDAAPSWAKDTAITLFGTNDKLALIIGIGIVLVGLAVIAGLVELRWPPFGVAAMILFGGVGAVAAVTRVNAGALDWVPSVVAGAGAALALALLIARVPGRLKVAPIPMTERATEPEPDPAEQPTALQRRTFLLWTVGTMAVGVLAAVGSSLARAGVHAVTAVRDALKLPAPAVPAPPVPAAAELDIPGLAPVVTPNAQFYRIDTALLVPQVDPAGWTLRIHGMVTTEVTITWEELLALPLQESYTTLSCVSNEVGGDLIGNALWLGYPIRDLLARAAPTAEADMVLSHSIDGFTASSPLEALTDARNAILAVAMNGEPLPPEHGFPVRMVVPGLYGYVSATKWVTELEVTRFDLGTAYWTTRGWSARGPIKLQSRIDVPRKAQGLKAGETVIAGVAWQPTVGIAAVEVQIDDEPWLPATLATAISDDTWVQWMLPWTATAGDHVIRSRATSKTGEVQTEKRTRTDPDGASGWPERFVEVF; translated from the coding sequence GTGGCGGGCGGGGCGAGAGGTCGGCGGTTCGCGGCGGCGGCGGCCGGCGTCGCTGCGGCTGTGCTCGGCGTCGGGCTGGGTGAGCTGGCGGCGACCCTCATGTGGCCCGATGCGAGCCCGGTGGCCGTGATCGGCTCGGCACTGATCGATGCCGCGCCGTCCTGGGCGAAGGACACCGCGATCACGCTGTTCGGGACGAACGACAAGCTGGCGCTGATCATCGGCATCGGGATCGTGCTGGTGGGACTGGCAGTGATCGCGGGACTGGTGGAACTGCGCTGGCCCCCGTTCGGAGTCGCCGCGATGATCCTGTTCGGCGGCGTCGGCGCAGTCGCCGCCGTCACCCGCGTCAACGCCGGTGCACTGGATTGGGTGCCGTCGGTGGTCGCGGGCGCGGGGGCCGCCCTGGCCCTGGCCCTGTTGATCGCCCGAGTGCCCGGGCGGCTGAAGGTCGCGCCGATACCGATGACGGAGCGTGCCACCGAGCCCGAACCCGACCCTGCCGAGCAGCCCACCGCTCTTCAGCGACGCACGTTCCTGCTGTGGACGGTGGGCACCATGGCCGTGGGCGTGCTGGCCGCGGTGGGCTCTTCGCTGGCGCGGGCCGGCGTCCACGCGGTGACCGCTGTGCGAGACGCGCTGAAGCTGCCGGCACCCGCTGTCCCGGCACCGCCGGTGCCGGCGGCGGCCGAGCTGGACATCCCCGGGCTGGCGCCGGTGGTGACCCCCAACGCGCAGTTCTACCGCATCGACACGGCGCTCCTCGTCCCGCAGGTCGATCCCGCCGGCTGGACCCTGCGCATCCACGGGATGGTCACCACCGAGGTGACGATCACATGGGAGGAGCTGCTGGCCCTGCCGCTGCAGGAGAGTTACACCACCCTCTCGTGCGTGTCGAACGAGGTGGGCGGCGACCTGATCGGCAACGCGCTCTGGCTCGGGTACCCGATCCGCGATCTCCTCGCGCGAGCCGCGCCGACCGCCGAGGCCGACATGGTGCTGTCGCACTCGATCGACGGCTTCACCGCGAGTTCACCGCTGGAGGCGCTCACCGACGCGCGCAACGCGATCCTGGCGGTGGCGATGAACGGCGAGCCGCTGCCACCCGAGCACGGCTTCCCGGTGCGCATGGTCGTCCCGGGCCTGTACGGCTACGTGTCGGCGACGAAGTGGGTCACCGAGCTCGAGGTCACGCGGTTCGACCTGGGGACCGCCTACTGGACGACGCGCGGATGGTCCGCGCGCGGGCCGATCAAGCTGCAGTCGCGGATCGACGTGCCGCGCAAGGCGCAGGGACTCAAAGCGGGCGAGACAGTCATCGCCGGAGTCGCGTGGCAGCCCACGGTCGGGATCGCCGCGGTCGAGGTGCAGATCGACGACGAGCCGTGGCTGCCGGCGACACTGGCGACCGCCATCTCCGACGACACCTGGGTGCAGTGGATGCTGCCGTGGACGGCTACCGCCGGCGATCACGTGATCCGCAGCCGTGCGACCAGCAAGACGGGCGAGGTCCAGACCGAGAAGCGCACGCGGACGGATCCCGATGGGGCCAGTGGCTGGCCCGAACGCTTCGTCGAGGTCTTCTGA